From the genome of Pseudomonas helvetica:
CCGATGCCGACCCGCGCTGAAGTGTCCGACGTAGCCAACGCCGTACTCGACTACACCGACGCCGTGATGCTCTCGGCAGAAAGCGCCGCCGGCCAATACCCGCTCGAAGCGGTCCAGGCCATGGCACGGATTTGCATCGGCGCTGAAAAGCACCCGACCAGCAAAACCTCCAGCCACCGCATCGGTAAAGTGTTCGAAAGCTGCGACCAGAGTATTGCCCTGGCCGCCATGTACACCGCCAACCACTTCCCGGGCGTGAAGGCGATCATCGCCTTGACCGAAAGTGGCTACACGCCGTTGATCATGTCGCGCATTCGTTCTTCGGTGCCGATCTACGCGTTCTCCCCGCACCGCGAAACCCAGGCCCGCGCGGCCATGTTCCGTGGCGTCTACACCGTACCGTTCGACCCGGCATCGTTGCCGCCCGAACAAGTCAGCCAGGCTGCGATCGACGAGTTGCTCAAACTCGGTGTGGTCGAGAAAGGCGACTGGGTCATCCTGACCAAGGGCGACAGCTACCACACCATCGGTGGCACCAACGGCATGAAGATCCTGCACGTTGGCGACAAGATGGTCTGAGTAAAAGAGCGCTGAAACGCAAAAGCCCCGCCATGTGAATGGCGGGGCTTTTTTTCGTTTAAAAATAATCAGATAGACGATTTAAGCGTTTCTCACCTGTCAGATCTGACAGTAGACGCCCTTCCGTTCACCCCCTTTAATCGATTCCGTCCACCGCTGCTATCGCTGTCATCAAGGCATTCTCACGCTTGACTGTTGCGGCTCGTCATTGGCAGCCCTTGACGGACAACCCACTCCAATTAAAGGAATAGAACGATGAGCCAATACACAGCACTGACCGCTCGCGCCGCGGGTGATCTCGACCCGGAATTTGGTGAAGACAAAGACGGTAAAGTCATTCTGCGTTTTCCCGATGCACGAGATACTTCAGGCGAATGTATTGCCGAAGGCCCCGACGGCAAGATCTATGTCGGCGGCAGCGTCGACGCCGAAGGCATTGACATCATCCACAAGCTAGGTATCGCCTGCCTGCACAAGAATGGCACTTTAAATAAAGCGTTCGGCAAGGATGGATATGTAGTCTTACGTTTTGGCCCGATGCAAGACACCCATCTGCGCCAGATCCTTTTTCTCACCGTCGGGGGTGAACCCAGAATCCTGCTGTCCGGTATCGATACGAAAAGAGGTGAAGTTGTGCTTGCTCGCCTTCATATCGACGGGCGTGTGGATGTGCGTTTTGGCGTGAAAGGTCTGCTGACGGTCAAACAGCCTGAAAACCTTGCTAAAGACCTTGGGCTGGGTTTTACACCGCAGACGACCACCAGCATGGACGCCTCTGGGCCTTGCACGGTGGCGGATGGGAAAATTTATGTGGTCATGGAAGTGTACATGCCGATCTGGATTGCCACGGTGGCGTTACTGATCCGCCTCAATGATGACGGCTCGTTTGACACCACCTTTAACAACATCGGTTATGTCGCCGTTACCAATCAGTACTGGGGCAATAGCACCATCAAGGACATTTTGGTGCATAACGAAAAAATCACCGTGTGCGGAACACTGGCAGGTCATGGCATGGTGGCTCGCCTCAATGACGATGGTTCTTTCGTTCACACCTTCGCCGACAACGGTTTCAAACTGCTCGAGAACCCCGGTCCCTCGCTCGAAAAGCTCGTCCAGTATTCCAAAGGCGCTGTTCTTGCAGTCGGTTGGGTGTCGTCTCCGACACAGGGTGTGCTGGTTTGCCTTAACGATAAAGGTGAATTTGAATCAGAATTCAATGGCGGCAAGGTGCTGCTTCAATCCCTCGAAAAACATGTCATGTTTTTGGGTGTTGGGCTGTTTGATGGAAAAATCATCGTATCTGGACGTTTATTTCAAGATGACAAAACCCCTGAATTCCTGGTGGTGCGTTACCTGATTAACGGCAAACTGGATACCGACTTTGGCCACGGGAAAGGTTGGAGCTCCACCCGATTCGAAGACCATTACACGGTCGCAAACACCATGACCTTGCAAAAAGACGGGAACGTGCTGGTCCTGGGCGATTGGGGGGGCGGCGCCAACTACGCTGCGCTAATTGCCTGCTTCCTGAACCCCGCAGCCTCACGTTGAATACAGTGCAGAACCGCCCCCGTAGTAGCTGTCGAGCCTGCGAGGCGGCGTTAGAGGCGGACCGCGGTCGGGCGAAGTCCTCGCAAATCCTGCATACGCGGCTTTCTGGTAAGAATGCGTTGCCTGATTTTACGACTGCTTCGCAGCCGAACGCCGCCTCGCAGGCTCGACAGCTGCTACAGAACCGGATCGCGGGCTCGGCAGCTGCGGCAACCTTCAGGCTCTGTTGATAAACCCCGACAACGCCGCAATCGCTTCCGGCGAGCGCAGCCGTTGGACAAACAGCTTGCCCTCCTCCTCGATCGCTTTGCGCAGCTGTTCGCGGTCCGGGGCTTTCATCAACTGCTTGCTGATACGCACGGCTTCGGGCGCCAGTGTTTCGAAGCGCAATGCCATCTCGCGCGCCTTGGCCACTGCGGCCTCGCCACTGGGCAACGCTTGGGTTGCGATGCCCCAGGCGGCGGCCTGTTCACCGCTGAAACCTTCGCCCAGCAGCAACAGCTCGGCAGCTTTGGCCTGCCCGAGCAAACGCGGCAGGATCAGGCTGGAACCAAATTCCGGGCACAGCCCGAGGTTGACGAACGGCATGCGCAACTTCGCATCCGCGCTGATGTACACCAGGTCGCAATGCAACAGCAAGGTGGTGCCGATGCCCACGGCGGCGCCAGCCACGGCCGCGATCACCGGCTTGCGGCATTCCAGCAGGTTGCGCATGAACTGGAACACCGGGCTGCTGAGGTCGCTTGGCGGCTCTTCGAGGAAATCAGCAATGTCGTTACCCGCGGTAAAGCATTCACGGGTGCCGGTGATCAGTATGGCGTT
Proteins encoded in this window:
- a CDS encoding enoyl-CoA hydratase-related protein, encoding MTNAILLERERGLLTLRLNRPDKKNALTRAMYSQLADALLQADADPEINAILITGTRECFTAGNDIADFLEEPPSDLSSPVFQFMRNLLECRKPVIAAVAGAAVGIGTTLLLHCDLVYISADAKLRMPFVNLGLCPEFGSSLILPRLLGQAKAAELLLLGEGFSGEQAAAWGIATQALPSGEAAVAKAREMALRFETLAPEAVRISKQLMKAPDREQLRKAIEEEGKLFVQRLRSPEAIAALSGFINRA